The genomic interval CGCGATGCATCCTCCCGGAAACAATGCCCTTTATCCAGTTTGATGAAGATGGCGTTTGTAATTATTGCCGAAGTTACCAGCCGATCTCTGTGTTGGGTATGGATGCGCTCCGGGCGATCTTGGAACCCCACCGAAAAACGAACGGAGAGCCCGATTGTCTTGTCGCTTTTAGCGGCGGGCGCGACTCGAGTTATGGCGTTCACCTGCTCAAGAAGGTTTTGGGTATGAACCCTGTAACCTACACGTACGATTGGGGTATGATCACCGATCTTGGGCGCCGGAATCAAATGCGAATCTGCGGCAAACTTGGCGTTGAAAATATTCTGGTATCGGCGGATATCGTTCGAAAGCGAAGCAATATTCGCAAAAATGTGCTGGCTTGGCTGGAGACCCCCGATTTGGGGACCGTCCCGCTGTTCATGGCTGGCGACAAACAATATTTTTATTATGCCAACAAGGTCAGGCAGCAAACGGAAAACAAGATCGTCATTCTGTGTGAGAATTTATATGAAACCACGCAGTTCAAGTCGGGCTTCTGCGGCATAGCGCCTCGCTTTGAAAGCGAGCATACCTATACCTTGTCGTTGTCCAACAAATTCAAACTGGCGGCGTATTATGCGAGACAGTTCCTTGGGAATCCGAGATATTTGAATTCATCGCTTCTAGATACCTTTGGCGCGTACCTTTCGTATTATTTCATCCCGCACAACTACCTGAATATTTTTCAATACATCGAGTGGAACGAACAGGAAGTGGATCGGACTATTCTCGAAGAGTACAACTGGGAACGGGCCGCAGATACAAAAACAACCTGGCGCATTGGGGACGGCACGGCTTCTTTCTACAACTATATCTACTATACGATGGCCGGGCTCACGGAGAATGACACCTTCCGAAGCAACCAGATCCGCGAGGGGATGCTCTCTCGAGAAGACGCGTTGGCGCGGTCGCGGGAAGAAAACCAACCCCGCTATGACAGTATTCAATGGTACTGCGATATTCTCGGGATCGATTTTGATTTTGCCATGCGAAAGATAAACTCCGCTCAAAAGCTATATAAAAAACATGATGGCTAACCCTGGCATGGATGCTGACCGAAGTGGAAGATACATCTTCAAGCATGGCAATATGCCCTGAAGTTTGCTTGCCGTTTTGGTTGACCTCCCCGCTACAGCCGCGAATTTTGCGAAGGGAGACGAACCTGCTTTGGTGAATAAAGCCTCGACGCGTTAAAACTCACCCGTATGGACGGATTCGCTATCTTGTGAATAAATTGTTTTTTGTATTACCTCCTGGTATTGTCAAATCTCCTCAACAGCTAAACGGTATTTTGTGGAATATGGCGAGTTTTGGGATCATCGCCGGCGTTGGGCTCGGTCTGAATTTTGTTGTAGCCTTTTTCTATGACGTTGCCGTTTTGGGGATCTTTAATCAGGTGTATGCGATATACATTTTGCTGTCGCAGGTGGCGGTGGGGGGCGTTCACCTTTCGGTGCTTAAATCGGTTTCGCAATCGCACAACGAGATGGATGATGTAAAGAAAATCTTCTCATCAGGTTTTATCCTTACGTTTTTGACATCCATGCTTTTTGCAATGCTCGCTTTTGCATTGAGCGATTATTTCGGTTCCGCTCTGGGAAGCCCGGAGGTGAGTATCGGTGTCGCATGCATTGCTCCGGGGCTGATGTTTTTCTCCCTGAACAAGACCATGCTTGCCTTGTTCAATGGATTAAGCAAGATGAAAGCATACGCAATTTTTCAGGCGTTACGGTTCATTTTCATGCTATTTTTTCTTCTGCTTCTCGTTTGGTTGGATGCCCCGGGTTATTATGTGCCTGTTATTTTCTCTTGCGCGGAGGGTTTGTTGTTATTCATCATGCTGGTTCCTGCGCGCAATTACCTGGATCTTCGTCAATGTTTATCGTACCGGGATCTCTACCATTCGCATGCGGTGTTTGGCTTAAAAGCCGCGGGCGGAAACATCTTATTGGATGTCAACACGCGTATCGATGTGATTATATTGGGCTTGTTCGCGACTGATCGGGTGGTGGGAATCTACAGTTTCGCCGCCCTGGTCGTAGAAGGATTTTCACAGCTCCCAACCGTGATTCGAACGGTTGTGAATCCGCTCATCACCCAAAACTATTTCTCTCAGAGCCGAGAAGTTTTTCAAAAGTTTCTTTGGAAGATCAGGAATTTGTCGTATCTCGCCCTGGTTCCATTGGGCGTTCTTGTCTGTTTGGGATATCCGTTGCTGTATATGGTTTTTCCAAACCCGGATATCGTCGCCTCGCAGGCGCCTCTGTATATTCTTATGGTAGGCGCGATACTGGGTGGGGGATATTTGCCGCTCCTAATGATATTTAATCAAACGGGTTACCCTGCCAGTCAGACGTTGTTGATATTCCTTATTTTCCTTACGAATCTAATCCTGAATATTCTACTGGTTCCCCCATTTGGGATGATTGGATCGGCAGTTGGCACCGGCTTGACGTTCGCTTTGCAAATTGTTTTTATGCGATGGTTGACTTACCGTGTCATTGGTATCCGAGTCTGAGTCTAGGAGTGAATGAATCACTCACGGCGCGGACAACTTCCCGCGCCACCCCCGTGCGGGCGTCTTGAGCGACCACAAATCAATAAAACCAAGAGTTGTATAGATCGTAGGGTTACAAGGTGAGCCGGCTTACAACGAGATCTTTTTTTTGAACCCTGTGGTATGCGATATGGCGATTTCATCGATTTCTGAGGACTGGTCCAATGTTTTCCAAGAATGTGGTCAAGTTGATGGCTGGCGCTGGTATTAGCCAGGCATTTCTTATTCTGGCAACCCCTCTCATAACCCGGATGTTTAGCGTCGATGAATTCGGTTTTTGGTCCGTCTTTATTGCCATTCAAACCGTGTTAGGGAGCATAGCCAGTTTTCGGTATGAATTTTCCATCATTAATGCTGATGATGAAGAACAGGCGATGTCGCAGTTGGGCATCAGTATATTTTTTTCATTCTTCTCGTCCATCGTGACCTTGATTGCGGTCAAGATCTGGGGCGGTGTTTTTGCGAACTGGATCAACCTTCCCGAATTTGAAAGTTTTCTGTATCTGGTTCCTTTGGTCGTATTGTTTTCAGGGGTCGGGAACGGATTATATTTTTGGACATCACGGGCCGGCAATTTTGGCAAAATAGCAATTGCGAGAATAGTATCCTCTGGGGTTCTGGTGGGGAGTATATTAATTCTGGGTTGGTTGACAGAGGCTGGGGGAGTTGTTCTTATTGCTTCTACAGTCGCCGGAAGCTTCATGTTTGCGCTATTATTAATGTTGAGGTTTTGGGGGATACATGATCTACTCCCTACCTTGCATTGGAAAAGAATGTGGTTCGGTATTCGATACTTTAAAAAATACCCGCTTTTCGATATTCCATCTGGTTTGCTCAATACGTTATCCTGGCAACTCCCTTCGTTTGTGCTTGCCCGCTATTTTTCTGTTGAAGCGGTTGGATATTTTGGACTCGCGATGAGGGTTGTATTTTCGCCGTTTTCATTGATTGGCACATCTG from Candidatus Defluviilinea gracilis carries:
- a CDS encoding oligosaccharide flippase family protein codes for the protein MNKLFFVLPPGIVKSPQQLNGILWNMASFGIIAGVGLGLNFVVAFFYDVAVLGIFNQVYAIYILLSQVAVGGVHLSVLKSVSQSHNEMDDVKKIFSSGFILTFLTSMLFAMLAFALSDYFGSALGSPEVSIGVACIAPGLMFFSLNKTMLALFNGLSKMKAYAIFQALRFIFMLFFLLLLVWLDAPGYYVPVIFSCAEGLLLFIMLVPARNYLDLRQCLSYRDLYHSHAVFGLKAAGGNILLDVNTRIDVIILGLFATDRVVGIYSFAALVVEGFSQLPTVIRTVVNPLITQNYFSQSREVFQKFLWKIRNLSYLALVPLGVLVCLGYPLLYMVFPNPDIVASQAPLYILMVGAILGGGYLPLLMIFNQTGYPASQTLLIFLIFLTNLILNILLVPPFGMIGSAVGTGLTFALQIVFMRWLTYRVIGIRV
- a CDS encoding lipopolysaccharide biosynthesis protein, yielding MFSKNVVKLMAGAGISQAFLILATPLITRMFSVDEFGFWSVFIAIQTVLGSIASFRYEFSIINADDEEQAMSQLGISIFFSFFSSIVTLIAVKIWGGVFANWINLPEFESFLYLVPLVVLFSGVGNGLYFWTSRAGNFGKIAIARIVSSGVLVGSILILGWLTEAGGVVLIASTVAGSFMFALLLMLRFWGIHDLLPTLHWKRMWFGIRYFKKYPLFDIPSGLLNTLSWQLPSFVLARYFSVEAVGYFGLAMRVVFSPFSLIGTSVAQVFFQEAEQKKKDGLLAPMVEDVTYTLILVAVCPVVVLMVSGQEIFTVIFGSNWVEAGRYAQLLGLWTLFVFISSPLHGILNTLGRQEVGLGFNVALLGTRILSIIVGVMVKDARIAIALFSITGVICYAAIALWILKACNVSVKKITGWLFEMIYLSAMILVALLPAKMFWAESPALVVLASLILLALYYVVLVLTKPTLRSKLFSMVGGFGKWL